The following is a genomic window from Episyrphus balteatus chromosome 1, idEpiBalt1.1, whole genome shotgun sequence.
TCGCAACATAAAAATATACTTAATACAGCTAATTGCGACCTTAAGACCATACACAAATTTCTTCCCTGTTGAAGTGGGAGTATATTATGGAGTTATTACTTGACTTATCATGAGACGCTAAAATTGAGTAggtctttgttttttgttattttactcCAAAAGCAAACGTGACATTTGGATCACACGGTTGTGCGTGTGCATATTTCTTAATTTTGCAAACTAAATATTATACAATATTATGTAACTTGACAATACATAAGAACTAAacaaaaactttgaattcaTATTGTATTAAAGCTAATAATATTTGTGTCAATGTAAATTGCCAAGAACTTAACAATTATTTTGCTCATTGCCATAATGAAGCAAAAAATATATGATAACATATTTTGTATTGTATATTGCGATTACAGTTCGACGACTTCAGTATcaagttataaataaatatttcagtGTCTGTCGCTTGAgagaataataaaatacaaaaacaaaaagaaaacgatCATACAACACACCCTGCACAAGTATAAAGCCATACGATGCGATTATTTAATACCATGTTttgaataacaacaaaaaatactaaataaTGTAATTGCTAAAGCACATACACGTAATTAAAATATCACAATCAGTCGTATAAACTTGTACATAAGCTATATGAGTGGTACCTTGGTTACATAGTTAAGCGATTTAGGGGCTCACGTAATAAATGATCACGATTAATAGTGTACTTTGGGTCAAAAAGTACCTCTTTAATTCTACGATTTACGTATATTGTACACTACTTTAAAAACTGGGAGTCAATATTCTTCCGCATATCATGTTCCCGGATGCCGggtttgaaaaaaagaccaccctttaaaataaaaaaaaattaaacaaacgttaaagtgaataaaaatttcataaatatgTATCCAAATAAATCATGCTGAAAATTAAAACTGGTATTTCTGAACGACTGATCTTTTGTGACAAATGGGGTCGCATGAAGGAGCAATTCCTAATGATTAACAGCTCTAAACTATTCTTGTCTGCGTGCAATTAATTTGCAGTAATGTAAGGGACCAAAAATTTACCTCCGAGTCCGAAAGTCTAAGCAGAGATAAACTTTTTCATGAAAGTGCCCGCGTTCAACACAGGTCTTTTGGActtaagttttatatttttagaggCTCTGATTGATCAGAGTCAAATGTCATCTAAATTTTACCTAACTTTTTATGATATCTGATCTGAAAATTCAGATCTTAAGTTCAAGTACCCTACATTGAACGCATAGAATGATACTTTCATACCCTCAGAGGCTATTGATTGCAATAGACAGCTAGTCAGCCTTAAAAAccttttaaatatgaaattatgaaACCTTGTTCTACTGACTTTGCAAATTGCAACGTAAATTGAAGGCACAAGAAGATGTATATCGGTTTTGAATgtgctttattaaaaaaaattaacggtctATATTatcgattattttaaaaataacaaatacctcaaaaatagtttttgccAGCTTTGCATGTCAAATCAAACTATTAAATGAAGGTCTTATATATACAAATTGTATATATCTACCTACCTACTACTAAAATACATCAGTAAAGTATTTTAAAACATGCACATTTATCCATTTTACTTTcggttttattttcattaaaaaaaaaataaaattatcaacAGTTGCTATGGGAGTTTGAAATGGGATAaacacaaataaataataatcacTAAGCTGTGAACGATGAAACATTGGCTATGGTTAAGGTTTTCCCCTTCTCTCTCGAATGTTATCTGAAAATAGTAGGTCATATAATGTTATTTTGTAATGAAGGAAAACTTATTAAAGATAAAATGACTGATGTGATCGATTTTATTCATTGtgcaataataataacaatattaatgaattattttttgtatttttttattattgagaaATAGTCGTAgcatctatttaaatttttcgtgtCATATGTATAGTCAACAAGTTGATGAATCACgaagaaaaaaagtataatttacttaaaaacttgGTTACATGTTCCAAATTATCATTCTATAATGAATGTCACTGTCTTTTTGTTGAACAATTAGATATGAATCACTAGTAATgcgattttatattttgtttgtcactctatatgtacctattttagttaagaaaataaatattatcagaCCTATGAAACAGAGAGCTAAAAACAACGATTTGCCAGCTAATGTCTCGATGTCCATATATCCATATGCCATATATCCATGGCCGTTGTACTATCTGTTTTTTCACCAACTTCATTTTGTTAATCTTCTTATTCACCCTTAAACAGTAGCGGGATGATTAAGGTCTAATGGAGGAGTTGAACCAGTTTCCACGGTTTTGCATTTTAATACTGACAAGCATACCACTACTAGCTTTTCATCTTAACGATGTCGATATTATCAGAAATTGAACGAACTTTTAAGGTGAAATTCAAAGTCTTTCTCTAGTTGAAATTGTTCTTAAGTACAAGTCTGAGCTCCTAGAAGGCTTTTGGGCACTTGGTTAATCATAATGTATGTTTTGACGAAATGTTCAagcatttaattgaaaatttcctTCGATAATCGGgttattgattgattgattgattgatatttggGGTGTAAGATGTACTGCGACCTGTAAGATCTATTGTACCCCCCTTTTAAGCTATATGAGTTAGTACCTCATTTTATAGCTCCTCCTCTAACCTAATTCCTttcatgaaattgattatttggggtattttcaaagagtgcaatttatcctcttcaacttggtagcgacccatgtgtttaaatctttggtgtATTAGTGCATTGCAACTACCCAGGATGTGATctggtgtttcttttttttcgctACAGAATCTACATGTTGCACTATTTACTAAGCCCAAAATATGTATTTGCCTTCTTAACTTACAGTGGCCCGTGAGGAGCCCAGTGATTAACCTGAGATTGTTCTTACTAAGACTGATACATGATATGAAACGCTCTCGGTTATAGTTCCCGAGATCGAGTTATGAAATCACCCCCCAGGTTGGAAATATTCCTATAGTGTTAATTTGTAAGTGCAGTCAATCGGCCTTCTTGAAGGTCCTCAGCTTAACTTAACGAataatcaaaaacatttttagagGCTCTAAAAGAATATCGAACAATTTGCAGCAAGTGTtgctcatttttataaaaccttaCACCATCCGTTTGGTAGATGGTAGCCACATCCTGATTTCTAATCCAAGAAGAATTTTTGGTATACAAATATGTAATACTTTTTCAACAACAAGTAGCTGGTCACTGGtccttcttcttttttgtaGCTGACAATTTTTATGATTTCGAATGTGGTCTGGTGGATTGAGGAATTGAAACTCCAGTTTTACATTTGTTGGCCATCAAGTCTGAGAGAACTAAAGATTTGTGTCTTTGTTCTGAAACTTTTATCACTggcaagtatttttttaatggctttaaaatccattttatccAATGGAAATAAAAGTAATTTCGTTCAAAACCATATTTTCTAAATTCATTCaatcttaattttaaagaaattttgctaTTCCTATAGCACTCAAAAATGTGTATCACCAGTGATAAAGTAATAGAACAGGGGTACTTCAATGCCTCTGGTCTCTGGCAAGTGTATTAGGTTTCACTTTGGTCATGAAACTTTCTTAGTGTCAAGACATTTGGCAATACGATTTTTCCCTATTCTGACAAAGCAGCATTATGCACAATTTGCGAGGAATGCTGACATAAGCCATGGATTTATAAATAGTTATTTATTCCATTTCTAATTATATGCACTTTTAGCCCTAGATTACGGCATTGACTTACTAATTTCTTTCATGGATTACCTCTCCGTATAGCTACTTTATTAAACCAAAAGTTTCATTTTGCTCACCTTATGAAATTAATAGTTctatctttttatttaaaatgccactatttacattgttatttttgctgattttttacctactaaaagaattaaaaagagACGCCTGGTGTCTCGATAACAACAAAGTCTGGTTTGTTTCAATTCGAAAATTCCACATCCAGATCTGATCTATTCTTATAATTGTTTCGTTAGCATGTGAATCGTAAATATTCTATGACCCATTTAATAAGACATGATTTTGTTCGTGATAGAAAAGTTGGAGGTTGGCCGTTTCCTTAATTTAAGTCCAATCTTTCATTCCTTTCATCCGCTCTTTCGCTTCAACCTAGTTCACCTCTAGGAGTGTCTCCAGAATAATTAGTGTGCATCAACCTACCCTACTTTGACCTATCGACCATGGTCGACCCTTCCTTAACAAAGAATCTAGGTTAACATGTAATCCAAAAGAAAGGCAAACCTTTCATTAATATTgattattatgattatctttatTACTACACATCAACCATTTAAATCTTTGATTAAAATGTactgtcaaaattaaaaaaaaaaaaaaaaaaaattaatgttctttCACCTTTGATTTACAAACCacataaattaaatcaatattttttccatttattCCCACCCATACCCATATTGTAATGTCCTTCTATTAAACCATCTAAATATAGATAGCTAAAACCAAACCCAATACCTTTTTTCCAATATATATTTGTATGTATACAACAACGGTATGAACGTCGTCGACCTACTAATTTAccaatttacttatttttatttccattcaCAGTGCACAGCTATCGACGACAGCATTGAAGATTCTGAAGGTTCCGCTACCGACGGCACCAATACATCCCTTGGAAAATCCTACGATGAggtaatttgtatatttttagaaGCTTCTAACTTCCTTATGCTCAcgtcattttgttttgttctagATAACAATCCTTGTCGATGCGGCtttccaaaacaaaatcaaGGCTAAACAAAAAATGGGCAATCGCAGTACTGATTCAGATGGTAAATCTTCAGTCAGACTGTCACGAACATTAACCGAAAAACGTAAAGATTACGTGAGAAGGATATCAGAAATTCCCGATAGTTTAACATCAATCTCAAAATACGGAACCTTGCATCGAACTTTAAAAGCTCCAATATTAAGTTCTTTTAAATTGGAAGGTGAGGACGACGATGACGGTTCGAGTGATACAAGCAGTGATGAAGACGACGACGAACCTTCAATGATACCACCATTACCAACGTCAGCGTCTGCGGCGACTAGTCAGCGAATTCAACATTTCAACAAACTCATCGAGGATAATAAGACGACACAAACATTACCACCACCAACAACAACGATGATGACCACTACGACGAAGACGAATAATAATAACATCAAAATGCGTCCCAAACGATCAACAGATAGTCCTCAAATTATCAAACCACCTGGAGAAGATCATCTAGATTCAACGGAAGCGGCTAAAAAAGCCGCTGAAGCTGCAGCTGCAGCTGCGGATAAAGAAAAAGAAGCAGCCGAATCGCAACAGAGTCCGAAATTATTTCAAGTCTGTATGCTTGTTGGTTACAACATGAGCACAAATACTGCATATTTGAAATCGAAATACCCGCCAAACGAAGCCATTCCCGATAATATTGAACAATTGGTTTTCCCCCATATTGATCTCGTGCGAACGGGGAAGGAAAATCAAGAATATTGTCTCATTCTGACCGATGATCAAAATTACAAAATCTACGGCTATTGTAGGCGTGTTTTGCCCGAAAATTCAGATACATGTCTTCCATTATGTTATTGTATTATAAGCGAATGTAAAGCTCTGGGATTTTATCAGAAGCTGTTGAAGGAAGTTGAGTCCCGACATGGACAGACAGAGACTGAAATGAATGTGCTATTTAGCAATTTACAAAGAGCTGATATTCCAGCCGCTGGCAAGTGCTTACACataaaaattccacttttctcACGACCTGTGATGTTTTATTCGTCCAAACATATGAGTTTGGGAGCCAATTCGAAGAGTCTTAAAGATTCATTATTGGCTTCGCAGGAATCACTATCGGATACTAGTTCATCGGCAACACTCAACGATAGTCGGAGGAGCTTACTTGTTGGGAGTGAGAAGCCATTTGATCCGTTAGTTAGTCGAAGTCTAATTAGGGATCCACGCTATGATGAGATATTTATCCGACGACCGACTGATTTGCGTCTGGAAAATACAGAATTAAGTGAGCTGCTTATTTGTCTTGGTCCCGAAATGCTTATTGATGTTTTCTCCAACCTGCTACTTGAACGCAAAGTTATCCTGCAAAGTTGTAATATATCTCTGTTGTCCAAAGCAATTTTGGCCCTACAGACAATGCTATATCCATTTCAGTGGCCATATACTATTGTGACCATTGTACCATCGCATTTGTTGGAAATATGTCAAGCGCCATTTCCTGTGCTAGCTGGTATTTTAGATCCTCTTCCATTTGAAATCGAAGACGGTGCTGTTGTGAATTTGGACAcaaagaaaataattcaaactTGCGGTGACGAGGGTACCATCATACCACCATCACTGAGAAAATCCCTTAAAGTTTCTCTAGCCATGGTCGATCTAATAGACAAAGGAAAAATGCTTTCCTCAGTTCTAATTAGTGAAGCATTCCTgcgttttttcattgaattattTGGTAACTATCGACTTGCATACTTTGATAAGGAGCAATTTATACAATCGCACAAATCTCAAAATACAAAACTCTTCCTTGAATGGTTTGTGGAGACATCAATGTTTCGGGGCTATGTTAATAATCGATATAAAACGGAACTAGGTGATGTTGTGTGTGATACTAGTACAGAGTTTTATAATACATTTGATGCCAGATTAATGGAGAAGAGCGAAAGTAATTTGAAGACAAGGAATATGGAATCTATATTGAAAGGCTCGAACATTTTCAAGAAGagtaaaagtaaaagttttaagaagagattaaaagaattttttgaataaattgaaatctcgaGAAAAGATtcacgaaaacaaaaagaaaatgataGGTTCTGattcaaataataatttgtgAGCGGTGCATATAGTCTGAGGGATGATCAGTGGAGAGTTGGTGATGTAggttttatgaaaaacttttgtCGGCGGAGTGAGAGTGtttgatttaataaattttttttttcaattaatttataaagcttttaaaaagctattaaaaaaaaaacttttacataAAAGCTTTTTGtctcaatttattcactctccaaaatatataaagtcgcc
Proteins encoded in this region:
- the LOC129921362 gene encoding uncharacterized protein LOC129921362, whose translation is MSCQPPVCGRVSAIKSQFENLSGSTVPPSSSNSNKKNLLFQRTATSLDIPEKPKNLKCITVVPTSCSNSRIPTQLSRATQFKQVKSASLDSEVRLTRHTSDPVKRSSIKRSPAFRVGDKHNKAVFVKQNSLEPKELLPEKPARLESFLVRKCASDIDRLQQPGLTDSIRAALRRPLPSGPPPRKPPRVVSCGIPTTSTPKEREIHERLSLLENQLALRKKSKEDEEQEQEQLLPHGKKSNNLLQKAKTELVLHTRTSSSNLLDCLSCHKSVANIYDSVAPDERKPLTQNNSNSNSNSNSTNVIKRFSNSVWPSASVQKDEPIYMEPFAHLKKKVDKQSTTTTTLLVDSNNRCTKIDEVEERLHKTTTLNGRDMDAVSSSATEDSSVSDESLHSHSGGRQCACPEHHCNGGDSDVHYMCTAIDDSIEDSEGSATDGTNTSLGKSYDEITILVDAAFQNKIKAKQKMGNRSTDSDGKSSVRLSRTLTEKRKDYVRRISEIPDSLTSISKYGTLHRTLKAPILSSFKLEGEDDDDGSSDTSSDEDDDEPSMIPPLPTSASAATSQRIQHFNKLIEDNKTTQTLPPPTTTMMTTTTKTNNNNIKMRPKRSTDSPQIIKPPGEDHLDSTEAAKKAAEAAAAAADKEKEAAESQQSPKLFQVCMLVGYNMSTNTAYLKSKYPPNEAIPDNIEQLVFPHIDLVRTGKENQEYCLILTDDQNYKIYGYCRRVLPENSDTCLPLCYCIISECKALGFYQKLLKEVESRHGQTETEMNVLFSNLQRADIPAAGKCLHIKIPLFSRPVMFYSSKHMSLGANSKSLKDSLLASQESLSDTSSSATLNDSRRSLLVGSEKPFDPLVSRSLIRDPRYDEIFIRRPTDLRLENTELSELLICLGPEMLIDVFSNLLLERKVILQSCNISLLSKAILALQTMLYPFQWPYTIVTIVPSHLLEICQAPFPVLAGILDPLPFEIEDGAVVNLDTKKIIQTCGDEGTIIPPSLRKSLKVSLAMVDLIDKGKMLSSVLISEAFLRFFIELFGNYRLAYFDKEQFIQSHKSQNTKLFLEWFVETSMFRGYVNNRYKTELGDVVCDTSTEFYNTFDARLMEKSESNLKTRNMESILKGSNIFKKSKSKSFKKRLKEFFE